In Geitlerinema sp. PCC 9228, one DNA window encodes the following:
- a CDS encoding YlxR family protein, protein MKSNYRRCISCRRVGPKESFWRVVRVYPSHQVQLDQGMGRSAYICPDPACLQAAQKKNRLGKALKAKVPPEIYPTLWQRLQSSQNRFQTNAIATGSQPHT, encoded by the coding sequence GTGAAATCAAATTACCGTCGCTGTATTAGCTGTCGTCGCGTTGGACCAAAAGAGTCTTTTTGGCGGGTGGTTCGGGTTTACCCGTCCCATCAGGTACAATTAGACCAAGGGATGGGACGTTCTGCTTACATTTGTCCAGACCCAGCGTGCCTGCAAGCCGCACAGAAAAAAAATCGTTTGGGAAAAGCTTTGAAAGCCAAAGTCCCTCCCGAGATTTACCCAACCCTCTGGCAAAGATTGCAGTCCTCCCAAAACCGATTCCAGACCAACGCGATCGCTACTGGCAGCCAACCCCATACCTAA
- a CDS encoding ABC transporter permease, producing the protein MNFQRILTLATNVFAETIRDRVLYLIGLYAIALLAGAQMLPQLAAGTGDKILLDFGLNIMSFLGLIITIFVGTNLINKEVDKKTMLVLISKPIARWELIVGKHWGLSFVLAILVFAMTIIYLLVLWLKQVPFELGSLLLASLFLFLQLALITAVAIFFGVFTSSLLATLLTFAIYLMGHFTRDLLEFGEISESPGLQNLAQGLYLILPDLARLDLKNQAVYGIEALPQASTLATNVAYGIVYVILLLAIASWIFARREF; encoded by the coding sequence ATGAACTTTCAAAGAATTTTGACCCTGGCTACCAATGTATTTGCCGAAACCATTCGCGATCGCGTTTTGTACCTAATTGGATTGTACGCGATCGCTCTGCTAGCGGGAGCTCAAATGCTGCCCCAACTAGCCGCCGGCACGGGAGATAAAATTCTACTGGATTTTGGTCTCAACATCATGAGTTTCCTAGGGCTAATTATCACCATCTTTGTTGGCACCAACCTCATCAACAAAGAAGTCGATAAAAAAACCATGTTGGTCTTAATTTCCAAGCCCATTGCCCGTTGGGAACTCATCGTCGGCAAACACTGGGGACTATCCTTTGTTCTAGCCATTTTGGTCTTTGCCATGACCATTATTTACCTGTTGGTTTTATGGCTCAAACAGGTACCGTTTGAACTAGGCAGTTTGTTGCTAGCCAGTTTGTTTTTATTTTTGCAGCTGGCTCTCATCACCGCCGTCGCGATTTTTTTTGGTGTATTCACCAGTTCTTTGCTAGCGACCCTCCTCACCTTTGCTATTTACTTAATGGGTCATTTTACGCGGGATTTATTGGAATTTGGAGAAATTAGCGAAAGTCCCGGTTTGCAAAACCTCGCCCAAGGACTGTATCTCATTTTGCCGGATTTGGCACGTTTGGACCTCAAAAACCAAGCTGTATACGGTATCGAAGCGTTACCGCAAGCTTCTACCTTAGCCACCAACGTTGCCTATGGCATTGTCTACGTTATTTTACTACTCGCGATCGCCTCTTGGATTTTTGCGCGCCGGGAATTTTGA
- the infB gene encoding translation initiation factor IF-2, which produces MNNRVRIYELSKELNLDNKDILAVCEQLNIAVKSHSSTISESDAERIRTYASQYVSAGDGRHVADLTHGHSKENHKQEILEIRKHTTSEATSPAAPPQKPQPPRPPVSPEPESPPAQPATSNQTETGNGDGETPATETTEAKPSQPPATPSNGSATASPAESSAAQPAKPVEQPTPPQAPKQPETERSQQPAAAEAPQLTPPPVRPNPPQKPKASQPENPSEGAAESGQSQSEKPTPQLKRPVPKPKKPEAPAQPAAKEKPEKPAKPAKESSDSGQATTGSRKPSRPASPQKSEAAATPTRPKPKPPKQPPEGVEEQETEDTSASDSEENSETTTSETEKQAKRPKPPRSSKKNKKREKREPERESAEKAKPAKKAKRPKPIKDEDEEDIDSSLSVDEGNSTVNRSMERPPKPNQPAAKAGPPKPSKPAAPKKKSSSDKGSESTAASRRAAKQQSEQKQRPEEITVKGDMTVQELAELLVVPETEIVKRLFMKGIAANVTQSLDTSTIEMVASEIGVQVKTEAEESAARKSEFLEESDLEHLELRPPVVTVMGHVDHGKTTLLDSIRKTNVASGEAGGITQHIGAYHVEVEHNGSTEKVVFLDTPGHEAFTAMRARGARVTDIAILVVSADDGVQPQTVEAISHAKAAGIPLVVAINKIDKEGAQPDRVKQELMEHGLVPEEWGGETIMVPVSAVSGENLETLLEMLLLVAEIEQLSANPNRPARGTVIEAHLDKSRGPVANLLVQNGTLRVGDALVVGPTFGRVRATIDDRGERVEEVGPSSAVQILGLNDVPSAGDDFEVFENEKDARALAEKRAEEQRQSRILSRGVTLGSLSAQVKEGELKQLNLILKADVQGSVEAIRASLKQLPQKEVQIRLLLAAPGEISEADVDLAAASDAVIIGFNTTFAPGSRTAADRAGVDVREYNVIYNLLSDVKAAMEGLLEPELVEEDLGEAEVRAVFPVGRGTVAGCYVRSGKLVRNSKLRVKRGNELLYEGNIDSLKRVKDDVKEVQSGYECGVGTNNFNDWKEGDSIECYRMATKRRTLSE; this is translated from the coding sequence ATGAACAATCGCGTCAGAATTTACGAACTATCCAAAGAATTGAATCTCGACAATAAAGACATTTTGGCCGTTTGCGAACAACTCAACATAGCCGTCAAAAGTCACAGCAGCACCATCAGCGAATCCGACGCCGAACGGATTCGCACCTACGCATCGCAATATGTCTCGGCCGGGGATGGCCGCCATGTCGCCGACCTCACCCACGGCCACAGTAAAGAAAATCACAAACAGGAAATCTTGGAAATTCGCAAGCACACCACCTCGGAAGCGACCTCGCCAGCTGCCCCACCGCAAAAACCCCAACCTCCCAGGCCCCCAGTCTCCCCAGAGCCCGAATCCCCACCGGCACAACCAGCCACCTCAAACCAGACAGAAACCGGCAATGGAGATGGGGAAACCCCTGCCACCGAGACCACCGAAGCCAAGCCATCCCAACCTCCCGCAACGCCAAGCAACGGTTCCGCCACCGCATCCCCAGCCGAATCGTCCGCTGCCCAACCAGCCAAACCCGTGGAACAACCAACACCGCCTCAAGCCCCCAAACAACCCGAAACCGAGCGATCGCAGCAGCCAGCCGCTGCCGAAGCACCCCAACTAACACCACCTCCCGTGCGACCCAATCCTCCCCAAAAACCCAAAGCCAGCCAACCCGAAAACCCATCCGAGGGAGCTGCTGAATCTGGTCAAAGCCAGTCGGAAAAACCAACGCCCCAGCTCAAGCGTCCGGTCCCCAAACCCAAGAAACCGGAAGCTCCTGCCCAACCAGCAGCAAAAGAAAAACCAGAAAAACCTGCCAAACCCGCCAAAGAAAGTAGCGACTCGGGTCAAGCTACCACCGGCAGTCGCAAACCTTCCCGCCCTGCCTCCCCACAAAAATCGGAAGCAGCTGCCACACCAACACGCCCCAAACCCAAACCCCCCAAACAACCTCCTGAAGGTGTAGAAGAACAAGAAACCGAAGACACATCTGCCTCCGATTCCGAAGAAAATTCGGAAACAACCACCTCAGAAACCGAAAAACAAGCGAAGCGACCCAAACCCCCGCGCTCTTCTAAGAAAAACAAAAAACGCGAGAAGCGCGAGCCGGAACGGGAAAGTGCTGAAAAAGCCAAACCGGCGAAAAAAGCCAAACGACCCAAACCCATTAAAGACGAAGATGAAGAAGACATTGACAGCTCCCTCAGCGTCGATGAAGGCAACTCCACGGTCAATCGGTCCATGGAGCGCCCGCCCAAACCCAACCAGCCGGCAGCGAAAGCCGGACCACCCAAACCCAGCAAACCAGCAGCACCGAAGAAAAAATCCAGCAGCGACAAGGGAAGCGAAAGTACCGCTGCCAGTCGCCGCGCTGCCAAGCAACAAAGCGAACAGAAGCAACGCCCCGAGGAAATTACCGTCAAAGGCGATATGACCGTTCAGGAACTCGCCGAACTGCTGGTGGTTCCCGAAACGGAAATCGTCAAGCGGCTGTTTATGAAAGGCATTGCCGCCAACGTCACCCAGAGCTTGGATACCAGCACCATCGAAATGGTGGCCTCGGAAATTGGCGTCCAAGTGAAAACCGAAGCCGAAGAATCGGCAGCGCGCAAATCCGAGTTCCTGGAAGAATCCGACCTGGAACACCTGGAATTGCGTCCCCCAGTGGTTACCGTCATGGGTCACGTGGACCACGGCAAAACCACCTTGCTCGATTCCATTCGCAAAACCAACGTGGCCAGTGGCGAAGCCGGTGGCATCACCCAACATATTGGTGCCTACCACGTAGAAGTGGAACACAACGGTAGTACTGAGAAGGTAGTCTTTCTAGATACCCCCGGTCACGAAGCCTTTACGGCCATGCGTGCCCGGGGTGCCCGGGTAACCGATATTGCCATTTTGGTGGTCTCGGCAGACGATGGCGTGCAACCGCAAACGGTGGAAGCCATCAGCCACGCCAAAGCCGCTGGCATTCCCCTGGTGGTAGCTATTAACAAAATTGACAAAGAAGGGGCGCAACCAGACCGGGTGAAGCAAGAACTCATGGAACACGGTTTGGTTCCCGAAGAATGGGGCGGCGAAACCATTATGGTGCCCGTGAGCGCCGTGAGTGGGGAAAACTTGGAAACCCTGCTGGAAATGTTGCTGTTGGTAGCGGAAATTGAACAGCTATCCGCCAATCCCAATCGTCCGGCCAGGGGAACGGTGATTGAAGCCCATTTGGACAAATCCCGTGGTCCGGTGGCGAACTTGTTGGTGCAAAATGGTACCCTGCGCGTTGGCGATGCTCTGGTGGTCGGACCTACCTTTGGTCGGGTACGGGCAACCATTGACGATCGCGGCGAGCGCGTGGAAGAAGTCGGTCCTTCCTCGGCGGTACAGATTTTGGGACTGAACGATGTTCCCTCTGCCGGCGACGATTTTGAAGTGTTTGAAAATGAAAAAGATGCCCGGGCTTTGGCAGAAAAACGGGCGGAAGAACAGCGCCAGTCCCGCATTCTGTCTCGCGGTGTTACCCTGGGCAGCCTGTCGGCACAAGTAAAGGAAGGGGAGCTGAAGCAGCTCAACTTGATCCTGAAGGCAGACGTGCAAGGTTCGGTGGAGGCTATCCGTGCTTCCTTGAAGCAATTGCCGCAAAAAGAGGTGCAAATTCGCTTGTTGCTGGCAGCACCTGGGGAAATTTCGGAGGCAGATGTGGATTTGGCGGCAGCCAGCGATGCCGTGATTATTGGGTTCAACACGACTTTTGCCCCGGGAAGTCGTACGGCGGCCGACCGCGCCGGTGTGGATGTACGGGAATATAACGTGATTTACAATCTGCTCAGCGATGTGAAGGCAGCCATGGAAGGGTTGCTGGAACCGGAGTTGGTGGAAGAAGACTTGGGCGAAGCCGAGGTGCGCGCTGTGTTCCCGGTGGGACGCGGTACGGTGGCTGGTTGCTATGTCCGTTCGGGCAAGCTGGTACGCAACAGCAAGCTCCGGGTCAAACGCGGCAATGAGTTGCTTTATGAGGGCAATATTGATTCCCTCAAGCGCGTGAAAGATGATGTCAAGGAAGTTCAGTCCGGCTACGAGTGCGGTGTCGGTACCAATAACTTCAACGATTGGAAGGAAGGGGATAGCATTGAGTGCTATCGCATGGCAACCAAGCGTCGCACTCTTTCTGAATAG
- a CDS encoding DUF2996 domain-containing protein, whose translation MAEKNNNQQQKSEQKPESNTSAADSQGEQQTKAKAASGQTSAAKGSAKGGAKGAAKGKKKEPSVEDKPFADFMHQDYLPALKEALMKEGLEDIELNLTKQKVSLFGANPKEDCWQVVGRWNQGKRQFRVYFPKADIQGVKGFSCSDSSSQASTIEPFLIDDRKVSLQLLVFGVIQRLNAQKWLARN comes from the coding sequence ATGGCAGAAAAAAACAATAACCAACAACAAAAATCGGAGCAAAAACCAGAATCAAACACCTCTGCTGCCGATTCCCAAGGGGAACAACAAACCAAAGCCAAAGCAGCTTCTGGTCAAACTTCTGCTGCCAAAGGTTCCGCCAAAGGTGGTGCGAAAGGTGCGGCAAAAGGTAAGAAAAAAGAACCTTCGGTAGAAGACAAACCCTTTGCCGATTTCATGCATCAAGATTATTTGCCAGCCCTCAAAGAAGCCTTAATGAAAGAAGGTTTGGAAGATATTGAACTCAACCTGACCAAACAAAAAGTTTCCCTGTTCGGTGCCAACCCCAAAGAAGACTGCTGGCAGGTGGTTGGTCGCTGGAATCAAGGCAAGCGCCAGTTTCGCGTTTATTTTCCCAAAGCCGACATTCAAGGGGTGAAAGGTTTTTCCTGTTCTGACAGTTCCAGCCAAGCCAGTACCATCGAACCTTTTCTCATTGACGATCGCAAGGTAAGCTTGCAGTTACTAGTCTTTGGTGTCATTCAGCGTTTGAACGCCCAAAAATGGCTGGCGCGCAACTAA
- the rimP gene encoding ribosome maturation factor RimP has protein sequence MSHPIINRVIEIATPIAESLDLEVVGAVFQTNQRPPVLRVDIRNPTDGTSIDDCERMSRALESTLDTTELISGAYVLEISSPGVSRQLSTDREFVSFRGFDVLVYTSEPYQGHQEWTGKLIRRDEESVYINQKGRAIAIPRHLVVQVKLSD, from the coding sequence ATGAGTCACCCCATTATCAATCGAGTTATCGAAATCGCCACTCCTATCGCCGAATCGCTAGATTTAGAAGTAGTGGGGGCAGTATTTCAAACCAACCAACGTCCCCCCGTCCTGCGCGTTGACATTCGCAATCCCACAGATGGGACCAGCATCGACGACTGCGAACGTATGAGTCGTGCTTTGGAAAGCACCCTGGATACCACCGAGTTGATTAGCGGTGCCTATGTTTTGGAAATTTCTAGTCCCGGTGTATCGCGCCAGTTAAGCACCGATCGCGAGTTTGTATCGTTTCGCGGGTTCGACGTATTGGTATATACCAGCGAACCCTATCAGGGGCATCAGGAGTGGACTGGCAAGTTAATTCGTCGCGATGAAGAGTCCGTATATATCAACCAAAAAGGCCGCGCGATCGCTATTCCCCGCCATTTGGTCGTCCAAGTCAAACTGAGCGACTGA
- a CDS encoding YggT family protein: protein MTSVTILSWTLGILFALMTLLFIFRIVLSWYPQIDLKQFPFRLVAAPTEPFLAPTRKIVPPLGGVDITPIIWVGIFTLLRELLLGQQGILTIMAS from the coding sequence ATGACTTCTGTAACTATTCTTTCCTGGACCCTCGGCATCCTCTTCGCCCTCATGACCCTTCTGTTCATCTTCCGCATTGTGCTCAGCTGGTACCCACAAATCGACCTCAAACAATTTCCCTTCCGTTTGGTCGCTGCCCCCACAGAACCCTTTTTAGCCCCCACCCGTAAAATCGTTCCACCTCTGGGAGGTGTTGACATTACCCCCATCATCTGGGTGGGAATTTTCACGCTGCTGCGGGAATTGCTTTTGGGGCAGCAAGGTATTCTAACCATCATGGCTTCCTAA
- the nusA gene encoding transcription termination factor NusA, whose translation MSMVKLPGLSAMIESISQEHNLPKNAVQAALREALLKGYERYRRTQEMNEHHFDDDYFDNFEVEMDVEEEGFRVLATKKIVEEVQNSDHEISLQEVQEVASEAQLEDTVVLDVTPQQGEFGRMAAIQTKQVLKQKLRDQQRKLIQEEFRELEHSVLQGRVLRFERQSVILAVSSGFGRPPVEAELPKREQLPNDNYRANATFRVYLKKVSEGMHRGPQLLVSRTDANLVAYLFANEVPEIEDEIVRIVSVAREANPPSRHVGARSKLAVDTLELDVDPVGACIGARGSRIQVVVNELRGEKIDVIRWSPDPATYIANALSPAKIDEVQLVDPENRQALVLVSESQLSLAIGKEGQNVRLAARLTGWKIDIKNSANYQPKPEAAESPSQAPAAVSSTEVVEPAIPTIEE comes from the coding sequence ATGTCCATGGTCAAGTTACCAGGGCTGAGTGCCATGATCGAAAGCATCAGCCAAGAACACAATCTGCCCAAAAACGCCGTACAAGCTGCACTGCGGGAAGCTTTGCTCAAAGGGTACGAACGCTACCGCCGTACCCAGGAAATGAACGAACACCACTTCGACGACGATTACTTCGACAACTTTGAAGTGGAAATGGACGTAGAAGAAGAAGGATTTCGCGTCCTCGCCACCAAAAAAATCGTGGAAGAAGTACAAAACAGCGACCACGAAATTTCCCTGCAAGAAGTCCAAGAAGTCGCCTCAGAAGCCCAACTGGAAGACACAGTCGTTTTGGATGTCACCCCCCAACAAGGGGAATTCGGGCGCATGGCCGCCATTCAAACCAAGCAAGTCCTCAAACAAAAACTGCGCGACCAACAGCGCAAACTCATTCAAGAAGAATTCCGCGAACTGGAACACAGCGTCTTACAGGGGCGCGTCCTGCGCTTCGAGCGCCAATCCGTAATCCTCGCCGTCAGCAGCGGCTTTGGTAGACCGCCAGTAGAAGCAGAACTCCCCAAACGAGAACAGCTTCCCAACGATAACTACCGCGCCAACGCCACCTTCCGGGTGTACTTGAAAAAAGTCAGCGAAGGCATGCACCGCGGACCCCAACTGTTGGTTTCCCGTACCGATGCCAACCTGGTTGCCTATCTGTTTGCCAACGAAGTTCCAGAAATCGAAGACGAAATTGTTCGCATCGTTTCCGTAGCCCGGGAAGCCAATCCGCCATCCCGCCACGTGGGGGCGCGGTCCAAACTCGCCGTGGATACCCTAGAACTGGATGTAGACCCCGTTGGTGCCTGTATTGGGGCGCGCGGTTCCCGCATTCAGGTAGTGGTCAACGAACTGCGCGGCGAAAAAATCGACGTCATTCGCTGGTCCCCTGACCCCGCCACTTATATTGCCAATGCCCTATCCCCTGCCAAGATTGATGAGGTACAATTGGTAGATCCGGAAAACCGTCAAGCCCTGGTTCTGGTGTCGGAATCGCAACTGAGCTTGGCCATTGGCAAAGAAGGACAAAACGTCCGCCTCGCCGCCCGGCTGACGGGTTGGAAAATCGACATTAAGAATTCCGCCAACTACCAACCCAAACCAGAAGCAGCCGAAAGCCCATCGCAAGCACCAGCCGCCGTTTCCAGCACCGAGGTAGTCGAGCCAGCGATTCCTACGATAGAAGAATAA
- the thrC gene encoding threonine synthase, translated as MTQAIDKTLHNHPQHEDGTVAGFEKLQCKECGAEYELQPMHVCEFCFGPVEVKYNYEALRLTVTREAIEAGPKSIWRYRPFLPIATDHPIDVGTGMTPLVKAHRLGRRLGIKNLYIKNDAVNMPTLSFKDRVVSVALTRAKELGFSTVSCASTGNLANSTAAIAAHAGIDCCVFIPADLEAGKVLGTLIYSPTLMAVKGNYDQVNRLCSEVANTHGWGFVNINLRPYYSEGSKTLGYEVAEQLGWQLPDRVVVPLASGSLYTKIHKGFQEFIQTGLVEDKHVRFSGAQAEGCSPIAQAFKEGRDFVTPVKPNTIAKSIAIGNPADGVYALDVARQTGGEIETVTDAEIIEGIKLLAETEGIFTETAGGTTVAVLKKLAEAGKIDPDETTVTYITGNGLKTQEAVHGYIGEPLTIDPKLESFERALERSHTLERLDWEQILV; from the coding sequence ATGACCCAGGCAATTGACAAAACACTCCACAACCATCCCCAGCACGAAGACGGTACGGTAGCCGGCTTCGAGAAGCTGCAATGCAAAGAATGTGGTGCCGAGTACGAACTCCAACCCATGCACGTATGCGAGTTCTGCTTCGGACCCGTGGAAGTGAAATACAACTACGAAGCGCTACGCCTGACCGTGACGCGGGAAGCTATCGAAGCGGGTCCCAAATCCATCTGGCGCTACCGTCCTTTTCTGCCCATTGCCACCGACCATCCCATTGATGTGGGCACAGGGATGACCCCCTTGGTCAAAGCCCATCGTTTGGGGCGACGCCTCGGCATCAAAAATCTCTACATTAAAAACGATGCGGTGAACATGCCCACCCTCAGTTTCAAAGACCGGGTGGTTTCCGTAGCGCTCACCAGAGCCAAAGAACTCGGCTTTTCCACCGTATCCTGTGCCAGTACCGGCAACCTCGCCAACTCCACCGCCGCGATCGCTGCCCACGCCGGCATTGACTGTTGCGTTTTCATCCCCGCCGACCTAGAAGCCGGCAAAGTGCTGGGAACCCTCATCTACAGTCCGACTCTAATGGCTGTCAAAGGCAACTACGACCAGGTCAACCGCCTGTGTTCCGAAGTAGCCAACACCCACGGTTGGGGGTTTGTCAACATCAACCTGCGCCCCTACTACTCCGAAGGCTCCAAAACCCTAGGCTACGAAGTCGCCGAACAATTGGGCTGGCAGCTCCCCGACCGCGTCGTCGTTCCCCTCGCCTCCGGTTCCCTATACACCAAAATTCACAAAGGTTTCCAAGAATTCATCCAAACCGGTCTGGTGGAAGACAAACACGTACGCTTCAGCGGTGCCCAAGCCGAAGGCTGCTCTCCCATCGCCCAAGCCTTCAAAGAAGGTCGCGATTTCGTTACCCCAGTCAAACCCAACACCATCGCCAAATCCATTGCCATCGGCAACCCAGCTGACGGCGTATACGCCCTAGATGTTGCCCGTCAAACCGGCGGCGAAATCGAAACCGTCACCGACGCCGAAATTATCGAAGGCATCAAACTGCTCGCCGAAACCGAAGGCATCTTCACCGAAACCGCCGGCGGTACCACCGTCGCCGTCTTGAAGAAACTCGCCGAAGCCGGCAAAATCGACCCCGACGAAACCACCGTCACCTACATCACCGGCAATGGCTTGAAAACCCAAGAAGCCGTCCACGGATACATCGGCGAACCCCTCACCATCGATCCAAAACTGGAAAGCTTCGAGCGTGCTTTAGAACGTTCCCACACCCTAGAACGCCTTGACTGGGAACAAATTTTGGTATAA
- the larE gene encoding ATP-dependent sacrificial sulfur transferase LarE, giving the protein MLEQKLEQLRRLFQQMDRALIAYSGGIDSTLVAKVAYDVLQEKALAVTAVSPSLLPEDLEDARVQAATIGIAHEEVQTQEMENPNYTSNPVNRCYFCKSELHDTLKPMALQRGYPYVVDGVNADDLADYRPGIQAAKERGARSPLAEVGITKTEVRELSQQLGLPWWDKPSQPCLSSRFPYGEEITVGKLQRVGRAERYLRQLGWKNLRVRSEGETARIELPPEQIKEFVFTTELPPLVAAFQEFGFLYVTLDLEGYQSGKLNRVLEMTQAAS; this is encoded by the coding sequence ATGCTGGAACAAAAACTAGAACAACTACGCCGTTTGTTCCAACAAATGGATCGGGCTTTAATTGCCTATTCCGGCGGCATTGATAGCACCCTAGTAGCCAAAGTCGCCTACGACGTGCTGCAAGAGAAAGCCTTAGCTGTAACTGCCGTCTCTCCTTCCCTGCTGCCAGAAGACCTAGAAGATGCCAGAGTGCAGGCAGCCACCATCGGCATTGCCCACGAGGAAGTGCAAACCCAAGAAATGGAAAACCCCAACTACACTTCCAACCCTGTCAACCGCTGCTATTTTTGCAAGAGCGAACTGCACGATACCCTCAAACCCATGGCACTGCAGCGGGGATATCCTTACGTAGTAGATGGCGTCAACGCCGACGATTTAGCCGACTATCGCCCCGGCATTCAGGCAGCCAAAGAACGCGGCGCGCGCTCTCCCCTAGCGGAAGTGGGCATCACCAAAACCGAAGTGCGCGAACTTTCCCAGCAGTTGGGATTGCCTTGGTGGGATAAACCGTCGCAACCCTGTTTATCTTCCCGTTTTCCCTACGGTGAAGAAATTACCGTCGGTAAGTTACAGCGCGTTGGTAGAGCGGAACGCTACCTGCGACAGTTGGGATGGAAGAATTTGCGGGTGCGCTCGGAAGGGGAAACCGCTAGAATCGAACTACCCCCAGAACAGATAAAAGAATTCGTTTTTACCACGGAACTACCGCCCTTGGTAGCAGCTTTTCAAGAATTTGGTTTTCTATATGTGACTTTGGATTTGGAAGGCTATCAAAGCGGCAAGCTCAACCGGGTTCTAGAAATGACCCAGGCTGCCAGTTAG
- a CDS encoding low-complexity tail membrane protein: protein MNAFRLDPYLWLHLTGIAAVPLFLGICLLGLAVGDPGLPVAVEFALVSLPGLLLVLWMQVARPFYIYSVLVVATQPQQLSAQKRQILNRFLARKRRGFLGWLLPLLVAVAIAIVLWPIYLWAPVASSVVAWMPPWRGVGLLVAAIAFFLVNLFTQVPFSVLEVLLTPAATFTNTPPLSVEEIQNHFTIVGWQLQRGVLPVKEPPETAPSKPTS from the coding sequence ATGAATGCATTTCGTCTCGATCCCTATCTTTGGTTGCACCTAACGGGCATTGCTGCGGTTCCTTTGTTTTTGGGGATTTGCCTGTTGGGACTGGCCGTTGGCGACCCCGGGTTGCCGGTGGCGGTGGAATTTGCCTTGGTATCGTTGCCTGGCTTGTTATTGGTGCTGTGGATGCAGGTGGCGCGTCCTTTTTACATCTATAGCGTGCTGGTGGTGGCGACGCAGCCGCAGCAACTTTCCGCACAAAAGCGACAGATTTTAAACCGTTTTTTGGCGAGGAAACGGCGCGGTTTTCTCGGTTGGCTGCTGCCTTTGTTGGTGGCAGTCGCGATCGCGATTGTGCTGTGGCCAATTTATCTTTGGGCCCCCGTTGCCAGCTCTGTCGTAGCTTGGATGCCTCCATGGCGGGGAGTGGGACTGTTGGTTGCCGCGATCGCATTTTTCCTGGTCAACCTCTTTACCCAAGTTCCCTTCAGCGTTCTGGAAGTTTTGCTCACCCCAGCAGCCACCTTTACCAACACACCCCCACTATCTGTAGAAGAAATTCAGAACCACTTTACCATTGTCGGCTGGCAGCTCCAGCGAGGTGTGTTGCCCGTCAAAGAACCGCCAGAAACCGCCCCCTCCAAACCAACTTCCTAA
- a CDS encoding MoaD/ThiS family protein, with the protein MSVKVLIPTPLQKFTNNQSTLECNASNISELIDELDSNCPGIKERLCDENGVPRRFLNFYVNSEDIRFLDNVKTTLNDGDEVSIVPAVAGG; encoded by the coding sequence ATGTCCGTAAAAGTTCTCATTCCTACTCCCCTACAAAAATTCACCAACAACCAATCCACCTTGGAATGCAACGCCAGCAATATTTCCGAACTCATTGACGAGCTAGACAGCAACTGCCCCGGTATCAAAGAACGTCTTTGCGACGAAAATGGCGTTCCCCGACGGTTCTTGAACTTCTACGTCAACAGCGAAGATATTCGCTTTCTCGATAACGTGAAAACAACGCTGAACGACGGCGATGAAGTCAGCATCGTGCCTGCCGTAGCTGGGGGATAA